In Bifidobacterium actinocoloniiforme DSM 22766, a genomic segment contains:
- a CDS encoding branched-chain amino acid aminotransferase has protein sequence MTSQSHHDPEYLSGLASTFEVVPNEHPASDEQREAMIDKPAFGQLFSDSMVRMTWKQDGGWSDRKVEAYGPLKLDPAATVLHYAQEVFEGLKAYHHADGSIWLFRPDANAERFQNSSKRLALPALSTEDFLGSVAALVKQDAAWVPTRREYTLYLRPFMYASECYLGVRAPHQVDYCAIASPSGPYFPGGVKPVSIWVEDRWFRTGPGGTGFAKCGGNYAASLVGENRGAQHGCEQVCFVDAASGTYLEELGGMNMFTVHKDGHLETPSLTGTILPGVTRRSVIQLAQDEGHAVTETMIGLTDLLDDIRSGEVTEVFACGTAAIITPIGRFKSENFDETVADGGSGPLTMHLRDELLGIQLGEGEDPHNWMWRVC, from the coding sequence ATGACTAGCCAATCACATCATGATCCAGAATATTTGAGCGGACTCGCGTCAACGTTTGAGGTCGTGCCTAACGAGCACCCAGCCTCCGATGAACAGCGCGAGGCAATGATTGACAAACCCGCTTTCGGACAGCTGTTCTCCGACAGTATGGTACGTATGACATGGAAACAAGATGGAGGCTGGTCGGATAGGAAAGTAGAAGCCTATGGCCCGTTGAAATTGGATCCTGCTGCAACGGTCTTGCACTATGCGCAGGAAGTGTTCGAGGGGCTGAAGGCCTATCATCATGCCGACGGTTCTATCTGGTTGTTCAGGCCGGATGCCAACGCTGAGCGCTTTCAAAACTCATCGAAGCGCCTCGCTCTGCCGGCCTTGAGCACAGAGGACTTCCTGGGTTCGGTCGCCGCGCTTGTGAAGCAGGATGCGGCCTGGGTGCCAACAAGGCGTGAGTACACGCTTTACTTGCGCCCGTTCATGTACGCATCCGAGTGCTATCTCGGCGTCAGGGCACCGCATCAGGTGGATTACTGCGCCATCGCCTCACCATCGGGACCTTACTTCCCGGGCGGTGTGAAACCGGTCAGCATCTGGGTGGAGGACAGGTGGTTCCGCACGGGTCCGGGTGGCACGGGATTTGCTAAGTGCGGCGGTAATTATGCGGCTTCACTGGTTGGGGAGAATCGTGGGGCTCAACATGGTTGCGAACAGGTTTGCTTCGTTGACGCGGCGTCCGGCACCTACTTGGAGGAGCTCGGCGGGATGAACATGTTCACCGTCCATAAGGACGGACACTTAGAGACGCCAAGCCTAACGGGAACGATTCTACCGGGCGTGACGCGTCGCTCTGTGATTCAGCTCGCCCAAGATGAGGGGCATGCGGTGACTGAAACTATGATTGGGTTGACCGACTTGCTCGATGACATTCGTAGCGGGGAAGTGACTGAAGTATTCGCTTGCGGTACGGCCGCAATCATCACCCCCATAGGACGGTTCAAGTCTGAGAACTTTGATGAAACCGTTGCGGATGGGGGCTCGGGGCCCTTGACCATGCATCTGCGCGACGAGCTCCTTGGCATTCAACTAGGTGAGGGGGAAGATCCCCATAATTGGATGTGGCGCGTCTGCTGA
- a CDS encoding tripartite tricarboxylate transporter TctB family protein: MLDEQALQEKARRLAAGDNGEWKPSGRNDLAPVAEQVDPSLRDPKLVEKPRSVRHWFRLLSWCLIVLSIIAFLVAMWVPNMPMWAIITICAVFTVGVISLFFVGGSYKENPRLDSYGTAV, translated from the coding sequence ATGTTGGACGAGCAGGCGTTGCAGGAGAAGGCTCGCAGACTGGCCGCGGGCGATAACGGGGAGTGGAAACCCAGTGGTCGTAATGATTTGGCCCCGGTGGCGGAGCAAGTTGATCCTAGTCTGCGCGATCCGAAACTGGTCGAGAAGCCGCGTTCGGTTCGGCATTGGTTCCGCCTGCTCAGCTGGTGCTTGATCGTGCTTTCGATTATCGCCTTCCTGGTTGCGATGTGGGTTCCGAATATGCCGATGTGGGCCATTATCACGATTTGCGCGGTGTTCACTGTCGGTGTCATCAGCCTGTTCTTCGTTGGTGGTTCGTATAAGGAGAACCCGCGCTTGGATTCGTACGGCACTGCCGTCTGA
- the hemW gene encoding radical SAM family heme chaperone HemW, producing MKRQQDATARQAAKPFELYIHVPFCLRRCGYCDFNTYTAVDLGEGASRGGYASVAIREMRLIRDWQEEHGLVEPALSSVFFGGGTPTVLPAEDLVRMLHAARSLWGLQPDAEITTEANPDTVDERYLAQLAQGGFTRVSFGMQSAVPRVLRILERTHTPANVTAGVAAARRLGLECSVDLIYGAPGESIDEWEQSVQEALSLGVNHISAYALTLEPTTKMGRQVAAGQLAHPDDDDEADKYELADDLFQAAGLQWYEVSNWARPGHESRHNLGYWRNVDWAGIGPGAHSHYNWIELDPVSEISETGGSAGGRSEEGAWRKTGQRGDDGSGEGPQAFRFAGPSPAADCSKVAGESVRVWDIRHPRAWARAVNQERQPWSGGEVIGPRERLEEGVMLGLRIREGLSLEKLERLAGGRLDLRRLAPALHGGLAQARGGRIVPTRRGRLLNDDLIADVLEAVGA from the coding sequence ATGAAGCGACAGCAAGACGCTACGGCGAGACAGGCGGCGAAGCCATTCGAATTGTATATTCATGTGCCTTTCTGCCTGCGGCGGTGCGGGTACTGCGATTTCAACACGTATACCGCAGTCGACTTGGGTGAAGGAGCCAGCCGAGGTGGTTATGCGAGTGTGGCGATCCGGGAGATGCGACTGATCCGCGATTGGCAAGAAGAGCACGGGCTCGTGGAACCCGCACTGTCGAGCGTGTTCTTCGGGGGTGGAACGCCTACGGTTCTGCCGGCGGAGGATTTGGTGCGTATGCTCCATGCGGCACGGTCCCTCTGGGGTTTGCAGCCGGACGCGGAGATCACGACGGAGGCCAATCCAGACACCGTCGACGAGCGCTACCTCGCCCAACTCGCCCAAGGCGGTTTCACCCGTGTCTCTTTCGGTATGCAATCGGCTGTGCCACGCGTCCTGCGCATCCTGGAACGCACGCACACCCCAGCTAATGTGACCGCGGGGGTTGCAGCCGCACGCCGTTTGGGATTGGAGTGCAGCGTTGACCTGATTTACGGAGCCCCGGGCGAGAGCATCGACGAGTGGGAACAAAGCGTGCAGGAGGCGCTCTCCTTGGGTGTCAACCATATTTCGGCATATGCGCTCACCCTGGAACCAACGACGAAAATGGGCCGGCAGGTCGCGGCAGGTCAACTGGCCCATCCTGATGACGATGACGAAGCCGACAAGTACGAGCTGGCGGATGACTTGTTCCAAGCGGCGGGGCTGCAATGGTACGAAGTCTCCAACTGGGCGCGGCCTGGCCATGAGTCGCGTCATAATTTAGGCTACTGGCGCAACGTGGATTGGGCCGGAATCGGACCTGGAGCCCATTCGCACTATAACTGGATCGAGCTGGATCCGGTTTCAGAGATTTCAGAGACTGGCGGCAGTGCTGGCGGGAGGAGCGAGGAAGGTGCCTGGCGCAAAACCGGGCAAAGAGGGGACGACGGTTCAGGCGAAGGTCCGCAGGCGTTTCGCTTCGCTGGTCCTTCACCCGCCGCGGACTGCAGCAAAGTTGCTGGGGAGTCCGTCCGCGTTTGGGATATTCGGCATCCGAGGGCCTGGGCGAGAGCGGTGAATCAGGAGCGCCAGCCCTGGTCTGGCGGCGAAGTGATTGGACCCCGCGAACGACTCGAAGAGGGCGTGATGCTGGGATTACGGATTCGTGAAGGACTGTCACTGGAAAAGCTGGAGCGCTTAGCGGGCGGGCGCTTGGACTTACGCCGGCTCGCGCCTGCTTTACATGGCGGGCTGGCGCAGGCGCGTGGTGGGCGAATCGTACCAACACGCCGCGGCCGCTTGCTCAATGACGATTTGATCGCTGACGTGCTAGAAGCGGTTGGCGCTTAA
- the rsfS gene encoding ribosome silencing factor, with product MPALQESIDAVRVAAKAANDGKAMDIIAFDVSQPLAITDIFMVASGDNERHVLAVADTIERHLHDELGLTPQAREGLDEAKWILLDYSDFVIHIMHRQARKFYDLERLWSDCPPVPLDLEHPLSTGDFDQKASRA from the coding sequence GTGCCGGCTCTGCAGGAATCAATAGACGCCGTTCGAGTGGCTGCTAAGGCCGCTAACGATGGAAAGGCTATGGACATCATCGCTTTCGATGTGTCGCAGCCTTTGGCAATCACTGACATTTTCATGGTCGCTTCGGGCGATAATGAGCGCCATGTGCTTGCGGTCGCTGACACTATCGAGCGCCATTTGCACGATGAGCTGGGTCTGACTCCCCAGGCCAGGGAGGGTTTGGACGAGGCTAAGTGGATTCTGCTGGATTACTCGGACTTCGTCATCCACATCATGCATAGGCAGGCACGCAAGTTCTACGATTTGGAACGCTTGTGGAGTGACTGCCCGCCGGTGCCTTTGGACCTGGAGCACCCCCTTTCCACCGGTGACTTTGACCAGAAGGCGAGCCGGGCGTGA
- a CDS encoding 50S ribosomal protein L25/general stress protein Ctc translates to MANTITLEGEERTEFGKGAARRMRVAQQIPATIYAGGAEPSFVKLPMRETTLALRRANALFTIKFGDETKMAVVKDVQRNPVKRQVEHIDFYEVRAGEKVVVEVPVFISGETKGAAVAFIDMQNLQIRADVANLPERIDVSVEGLADGDKILAKDLKLPEGAELVIDDPEDSVVTVEVPKEESVETPEAAAAEGDAAAENATADGADSSDKAE, encoded by the coding sequence ATGGCTAATACGATTACCCTCGAGGGTGAAGAGCGTACCGAGTTCGGTAAGGGGGCCGCTCGCCGAATGCGCGTTGCCCAGCAGATTCCCGCTACTATTTATGCAGGCGGTGCCGAGCCTTCCTTCGTGAAGCTGCCGATGCGGGAGACCACGCTGGCGTTGCGTCGCGCCAACGCCCTGTTTACGATTAAGTTCGGCGACGAGACCAAGATGGCTGTCGTCAAAGACGTGCAGCGTAACCCTGTCAAGCGTCAGGTGGAGCACATCGACTTCTATGAGGTCCGTGCGGGCGAGAAGGTCGTTGTGGAAGTTCCGGTCTTCATCAGCGGTGAGACCAAGGGCGCTGCTGTTGCTTTCATCGACATGCAGAACCTCCAGATTCGCGCCGATGTGGCCAACCTGCCTGAGCGCATTGACGTCAGCGTGGAAGGCCTCGCCGATGGCGACAAGATTCTCGCCAAGGATCTGAAGCTGCCCGAAGGCGCTGAGCTGGTTATCGATGATCCTGAGGATTCCGTCGTAACCGTTGAGGTCCCGAAGGAAGAGTCTGTAGAAACGCCGGAGGCTGCCGCCGCCGAGGGCGATGCCGCCGCGGAGAATGCCACGGCCGACGGCGCTGACTCGAGCGACAAGGCCGAGTAG
- a CDS encoding SixA phosphatase family protein — MKVDPQALADQAKSSGHLLLIMRHAQAEPCGAGGDRSRPLSLQGRKQAETVGRSLSALGLIPDRIACSGALRARQTLDLMLSSFGDGPSVDYRESLYTGGTQGLLDELVASKQEERFLLIVTHEPSVSYCAQLFADPASDQGALGLLGLGMPPACAAVLAAAQPLRDWSPSTADLLGTVGPNDLRKYPV, encoded by the coding sequence ATGAAGGTGGACCCGCAGGCGCTTGCGGACCAAGCGAAGAGCTCCGGTCACTTGTTGCTCATCATGCGTCATGCTCAAGCCGAGCCGTGCGGCGCAGGAGGGGACCGCTCCAGGCCCTTGAGCCTGCAGGGGCGGAAGCAAGCGGAAACAGTAGGACGCAGCCTGTCTGCATTGGGTCTCATCCCTGATCGGATCGCGTGCTCCGGCGCATTGCGAGCCAGGCAGACCCTCGACCTCATGCTTAGTTCCTTCGGCGATGGGCCTTCGGTGGACTACCGGGAGAGTCTCTATACGGGCGGCACCCAGGGCCTCTTGGACGAGCTCGTGGCCTCGAAGCAGGAGGAGCGCTTCCTGCTGATCGTCACTCATGAGCCCTCCGTCTCCTATTGCGCCCAACTCTTTGCCGATCCGGCAAGCGACCAGGGCGCTCTAGGGCTTCTTGGTCTGGGCATGCCGCCTGCCTGTGCGGCTGTTCTTGCAGCGGCTCAGCCCCTGCGGGACTGGAGCCCGTCCACGGCTGATTTGCTTGGGACAGTCGGGCCCAACGACCTGCGCAAGTACCCTGTGTGA
- the lepA gene encoding translation elongation factor 4, producing MVTFTNQPGFTNQALIRNFCIIAHIDHGKSTVADRILQLSGVVSQREMHDRFLDRMDIEQERGITIKSQAVRVPWVKDGVEYTLGMIDTPGHVDFTYEVSRALEACEGAVLLVDATQGIEAQTLSNLYMAIDHDLTIIPVLNKIDLPSAEPDRHAEEIANLLGCDTSEVMRVSGKTGEGVRELLDRIVTEVPAPKGDPAAPARALIFDSVYDSYRGIVTYIRMVDGELKARQRIRMMSLGTVHDPVELGVISPDMIATKALGAGEVGYVITGVKDVAQSKVGDTITLESRQADEPLPGYRDPQPMVYSGLFPIDNAQFPELREALDKLKLNDAALVYEPETSVALGFGFRCGFLGLLHMEIVSERLSREFGLDLISTAPNVTYQVTMEDGSEHMVKNPNEFPEGKVKRIVEPVAAADIITPKEFIGAVMDLCQDHRGQMGTMEYLSPERVEMHYRMPLAEIVFDFFDQLKSRTKGYASLDYHEDGEQAADLVKVDILIQGEKIDAFSSIVHRDKAYTYGVMMTKKLRELIPRQQFEIPIQAAIGSRIIARETIRALRKDVLAKCYGGDITRKRKLLEKQKAGKKRMKLLGHVEVPQEAFIAALSTGEAEDRDSKDKIRAAQKDQ from the coding sequence GTGGTTACCTTTACCAACCAGCCAGGATTCACTAATCAGGCGCTGATTCGCAACTTTTGCATCATCGCGCACATCGACCACGGCAAATCGACGGTTGCCGACCGAATCCTCCAACTGAGCGGAGTGGTATCGCAGCGGGAGATGCATGATCGCTTCCTCGATCGCATGGACATCGAGCAAGAGCGTGGTATCACGATTAAATCTCAGGCCGTGCGGGTCCCGTGGGTGAAAGACGGCGTCGAGTACACTTTGGGCATGATTGACACGCCGGGCCACGTGGACTTTACCTACGAAGTGTCGCGCGCGCTGGAGGCATGCGAGGGGGCCGTCCTGCTGGTGGACGCCACGCAAGGCATCGAAGCGCAGACCTTGTCGAACCTCTACATGGCGATCGACCACGATCTGACCATCATCCCTGTTCTCAATAAAATCGACCTGCCGTCAGCGGAGCCCGACCGGCATGCCGAGGAAATAGCGAATCTCCTCGGTTGCGATACCAGCGAGGTGATGCGCGTCTCCGGGAAGACCGGCGAGGGGGTCCGCGAGCTCCTCGACCGTATCGTTACGGAAGTCCCGGCGCCAAAAGGCGACCCCGCCGCGCCGGCGCGGGCTTTGATCTTCGATTCGGTATACGACTCTTATCGCGGCATCGTCACCTACATCCGAATGGTGGACGGGGAGCTTAAAGCCAGGCAGCGGATTAGGATGATGAGCCTGGGCACCGTGCACGACCCCGTGGAGTTGGGTGTCATCAGTCCGGACATGATAGCCACCAAAGCCTTGGGCGCCGGCGAAGTTGGTTACGTCATCACCGGCGTCAAGGACGTGGCCCAATCCAAGGTGGGAGACACGATCACCCTCGAATCCCGGCAGGCGGATGAGCCGTTGCCGGGCTACCGGGACCCGCAGCCGATGGTCTACTCGGGGCTCTTCCCAATCGATAACGCGCAATTCCCTGAGTTGCGCGAGGCGCTCGACAAGCTCAAACTCAACGATGCGGCCCTGGTCTACGAGCCTGAGACGTCTGTCGCCCTGGGCTTCGGCTTCCGCTGCGGATTCCTGGGTTTGCTCCACATGGAGATCGTTTCCGAACGCTTGAGCCGGGAATTCGGACTCGACCTCATTTCCACCGCTCCGAACGTGACTTACCAGGTGACGATGGAGGACGGTTCGGAGCACATGGTGAAGAATCCCAACGAGTTCCCGGAAGGCAAGGTCAAACGTATCGTCGAACCTGTCGCCGCTGCGGATATCATCACTCCCAAAGAGTTCATCGGCGCGGTCATGGATCTCTGCCAGGACCATCGTGGGCAGATGGGGACCATGGAGTATTTGAGCCCGGAACGGGTTGAAATGCACTACCGGATGCCGTTGGCGGAGATTGTTTTCGATTTCTTCGATCAACTCAAAAGCCGCACCAAAGGCTACGCGAGCCTGGATTACCACGAGGATGGCGAGCAAGCCGCCGACCTGGTTAAGGTGGACATCCTGATTCAAGGGGAGAAGATCGACGCATTCTCCTCAATAGTCCACCGGGATAAGGCTTATACGTACGGCGTTATGATGACCAAGAAGTTGCGCGAGTTGATTCCACGCCAGCAGTTCGAGATTCCGATTCAGGCCGCGATAGGTTCGCGCATCATCGCCCGAGAGACCATTCGGGCGCTCCGTAAGGATGTGCTGGCGAAATGCTACGGCGGCGACATCACTCGAAAGAGGAAGCTGCTGGAAAAGCAGAAAGCGGGTAAGAAGCGGATGAAGCTCCTCGGTCATGTGGAGGTGCCACAAGAGGCTTTCATCGCGGCTTTGAGCACCGGCGAGGCGGAGGACCGGGACAGCAAGGACAAGATTCGAGCGGCGCAGAAGGACCAGTGA
- the glmU gene encoding bifunctional UDP-N-acetylglucosamine diphosphorylase/glucosamine-1-phosphate N-acetyltransferase GlmU, which yields MSASQALSAAIILAAGEGTRMRSSKPKVLHELAGKTFLNRVMDSVRQLEPGIMGLVVRYQGERVAQAARSYDPAVSVIQQDEIPGTGRAVQCALNALEGHVDPKGRVLIVASDMPLLDAGTLRDLVDQHVRLGDGATILTTRLDDPTGYGRIIRDQDGQVLRIVEQKDATGTELAVTEVNTSVYVFELDVLTQAIAGLNNRNEQGEFYLTDALEAARRLGRVGAYPAPDPLSVEGVNDRVQLAHLAKAHNRRVCERWMREGVTILDPETTWIDDEARIGRDATILPGCFLQGGTRIADEAVIGPYTTLIDAEVGQGATVERSRVQGSVIGPKATIGPWTYLRPGNELAEGTKVGAFVEMKKASIDKGTKVPHLSYVGDAHIGEGSNVGGGTITANYDGVHKNRTEIGAGVHVGAGNMLVAPVHVGDGVTTGAGAVIRHTVPDGAMVYSENSQHVVENWKPAWERGAGSGADSE from the coding sequence TTGAGCGCTTCGCAAGCCCTGTCAGCGGCCATTATCCTCGCTGCGGGTGAGGGCACCCGTATGCGTTCCTCCAAGCCCAAGGTCCTGCATGAGCTGGCTGGCAAGACTTTCCTGAACCGGGTCATGGATTCAGTGCGCCAGCTCGAGCCTGGCATCATGGGCCTGGTCGTGCGCTACCAGGGCGAGAGGGTGGCTCAGGCGGCCCGTTCCTACGACCCTGCTGTGAGCGTCATCCAGCAGGACGAGATACCAGGTACCGGCCGCGCCGTACAGTGCGCCTTGAACGCGCTGGAGGGTCACGTGGATCCGAAAGGCAGGGTGCTGATCGTCGCCTCCGACATGCCCTTGCTTGACGCGGGCACCTTGCGAGACCTGGTGGACCAGCATGTCAGGCTGGGGGATGGGGCCACGATTCTCACGACCCGCTTGGACGACCCTACGGGCTATGGGCGCATCATCCGTGACCAGGACGGGCAGGTCCTACGCATCGTCGAGCAGAAAGACGCCACCGGCACCGAGCTGGCGGTCACTGAAGTGAACACCTCGGTCTACGTTTTCGAGTTGGACGTGTTGACTCAGGCGATTGCCGGATTGAACAACCGCAACGAGCAAGGCGAGTTCTACCTCACCGATGCCTTGGAGGCCGCCCGTCGCCTGGGGCGTGTGGGAGCTTACCCGGCGCCTGACCCGCTGAGCGTGGAGGGGGTTAACGATCGCGTCCAGCTGGCCCACTTGGCAAAGGCTCACAATCGCCGCGTATGCGAGCGGTGGATGCGCGAAGGGGTCACGATTCTGGACCCAGAGACCACATGGATCGACGATGAGGCGCGCATTGGGCGCGACGCGACGATCCTGCCCGGCTGCTTCCTGCAAGGGGGAACCAGGATCGCTGATGAGGCGGTCATCGGCCCCTACACTACGCTGATCGACGCTGAAGTGGGACAAGGGGCCACGGTGGAGCGCTCCCGTGTGCAGGGCAGTGTGATTGGCCCGAAGGCGACCATAGGCCCTTGGACTTACTTGCGGCCCGGCAATGAGCTGGCCGAGGGAACCAAGGTCGGCGCTTTCGTGGAGATGAAGAAGGCCAGCATCGACAAAGGCACCAAGGTGCCGCACTTGAGCTACGTGGGCGATGCGCATATAGGCGAGGGAAGCAATGTTGGCGGTGGCACGATCACCGCCAACTACGATGGTGTCCATAAGAACCGCACCGAAATCGGCGCTGGAGTCCACGTGGGGGCGGGCAATATGCTCGTCGCTCCGGTCCACGTGGGCGACGGCGTCACCACAGGCGCCGGCGCGGTAATCCGACATACGGTGCCGGACGGGGCGATGGTGTACTCCGAAAATTCCCAACATGTTGTGGAAAACTGGAAACCAGCATGGGAGCGAGGTGCCGGCAGCGGAGCGGACTCCGAATGA
- a CDS encoding tRNA (adenine-N1)-methyltransferase, which yields MAVRRGPVRAGEKVQLTDRKGKMLTLLLERGAVTQTDRGFLAHDRLIGLSEGSLVSTISAQELKACGNSDPAGEAGNDPRKPWKSARAVGGWVYTMMRPRLSDFLLSMPRGAQIMYPKDIAQVLLAGDIRSGMRVLESGAGSGAMSIALLDAVGSQGGLTTIELRAEFARVAVGNATVYFGGKPDCWDLRVGDFDQVAPLLPAGAYDRIVLDMLDPWNRLDAAWRALAPGGVLTAYVTTATQLGRLSEALRASGSWTEPEISETLERGWKADGLAVRPQHQMIGHSGFLVVTRAMAAGFQALHKRERGNKNVHADIDQTIPEQPNIQASAGAGADGGWSDLSLRDISDRKLRKVLRDLERQEAQVEAAARRQEEP from the coding sequence ATGGCAGTACGCCGCGGACCTGTACGGGCGGGTGAGAAAGTCCAGCTGACCGATCGCAAAGGCAAGATGCTCACCCTGCTGTTGGAACGAGGCGCGGTGACCCAAACCGACCGCGGCTTCTTGGCGCACGACAGGTTGATCGGACTGAGCGAAGGCTCGCTCGTATCAACGATTTCCGCCCAGGAACTCAAGGCATGCGGCAATAGCGATCCTGCCGGCGAAGCAGGGAACGATCCGCGCAAGCCGTGGAAATCAGCGCGAGCGGTTGGCGGATGGGTCTACACCATGATGCGGCCCAGGCTGTCAGACTTCCTGCTCTCCATGCCCCGGGGCGCTCAGATCATGTACCCCAAAGACATAGCCCAAGTCCTTCTGGCTGGCGATATTCGCTCAGGTATGAGGGTCCTGGAATCTGGAGCCGGGTCAGGGGCCATGAGCATCGCACTACTGGATGCCGTGGGCTCGCAAGGCGGGCTGACCACCATCGAACTGCGCGCCGAATTCGCCCGCGTGGCTGTCGGCAACGCCACCGTCTACTTTGGCGGTAAACCCGACTGCTGGGACCTGCGCGTCGGCGACTTTGACCAAGTGGCGCCCCTCCTGCCCGCAGGCGCATACGACCGAATCGTCTTGGATATGTTGGACCCTTGGAACCGTTTGGATGCAGCCTGGCGGGCCCTGGCCCCCGGGGGCGTGCTGACCGCTTACGTGACGACGGCCACCCAGCTGGGCCGCCTGTCCGAAGCCTTGCGCGCCAGCGGCTCCTGGACAGAACCGGAGATAAGCGAGACCCTGGAACGCGGGTGGAAGGCGGACGGGCTCGCCGTACGTCCGCAGCACCAGATGATCGGGCACAGCGGATTCCTGGTGGTGACCAGGGCGATGGCGGCAGGTTTCCAAGCGTTGCACAAGCGGGAGCGCGGCAACAAAAATGTGCACGCAGACATCGATCAAACCATCCCGGAGCAGCCGAATATCCAGGCAAGCGCGGGCGCAGGTGCCGATGGAGGCTGGTCCGATTTGAGCCTGCGCGACATTTCCGACCGCAAACTGCGTAAGGTCCTACGCGACTTGGAGCGGCAGGAGGCCCAAGTCGAGGCCGCCGCACGCAGACAGGAGGAGCCATGA
- the rpsT gene encoding 30S ribosomal protein S20 codes for MANIKSQKKRIRTNEKAHLRNKEVKSAIKTSIRSVRKAIDEGDKAGAQSAFSVAARRLDKAAGKGVIHRNQAANRKSGLATAINAM; via the coding sequence TTGGCAAACATTAAATCGCAGAAGAAGCGGATTCGCACTAACGAGAAAGCGCATCTGCGCAACAAGGAAGTCAAGAGCGCCATCAAGACCTCCATCCGCAGCGTCCGCAAGGCCATTGACGAAGGCGACAAGGCGGGCGCGCAGTCCGCTTTCTCGGTCGCAGCTCGGCGCCTGGACAAGGCGGCTGGCAAGGGTGTCATCCACCGCAACCAGGCGGCCAATCGCAAGTCCGGCCTCGCGACCGCTATCAACGCTATGTGA
- a CDS encoding GNAT family N-acetyltransferase has product MRLRPYRKHEDDARLLELAELIAVRGNPLGLSMLDYKLFERQLLAEQLMDERKQDDDSIIVAVADSAEELQRIVPPQSSPEPAGSANPPRTKPNPSRVQGQSSRIIGFINLSVRPDPTSGRPCGYISQLCVDQRFQGEGIGKSLLTEAKQWANRNGLFKLTVNLSAANESAISFCEKLGLRLSAVSMEVSCAQPDC; this is encoded by the coding sequence ATGAGACTGAGGCCCTACCGCAAGCATGAAGACGATGCTCGTCTACTCGAGTTAGCTGAACTGATAGCCGTGCGCGGGAATCCGCTAGGTCTCAGCATGCTCGACTACAAGCTTTTTGAACGTCAGCTCCTCGCTGAACAACTTATGGACGAGCGCAAACAGGACGATGACTCCATCATTGTCGCCGTTGCGGATTCAGCCGAGGAATTGCAGCGAATAGTCCCCCCTCAATCCTCTCCCGAGCCAGCAGGCAGCGCCAACCCACCCAGGACTAAGCCAAATCCGTCGCGAGTCCAAGGCCAGAGCAGTAGGATCATTGGCTTCATCAACCTTTCAGTCCGCCCGGACCCCACCAGCGGCCGTCCATGCGGCTATATCAGCCAGCTGTGTGTGGATCAGCGCTTCCAAGGCGAGGGCATCGGAAAATCATTGCTCACCGAGGCGAAGCAGTGGGCTAACCGCAACGGCTTATTCAAGCTCACCGTCAATCTTTCCGCAGCGAACGAGAGCGCCATCTCCTTCTGCGAGAAGCTAGGCCTTCGCCTCAGTGCGGTCAGTATGGAGGTGTCTTGCGCCCAACCTGATTGCTGA
- a CDS encoding histidine phosphatase family protein, with protein MNEVSEASAAGRHVGSITLVRHGQTDYNAVHRMQGQIDIPLNSVGLWQAKQAGEALRQDYVENKPDRKQLVIASDLARAYATAQAFAEPLGLTIHADQRLRERSFGSWEGETAEDVRERWPEDFHSWMLSGGGELKHGAEPKSAVGQRGLEALEDWIGSAGEDTDLFVFTHGSWIAQTIQTLMGISQVRPDFASLGSMRNAHWARFVPRALEDGHLRWSLLDYNRGPVIARQVDWSDPNDAVSLD; from the coding sequence GTGAATGAGGTGAGCGAAGCGTCGGCGGCAGGCAGGCACGTAGGTAGCATCACTTTAGTTCGTCATGGGCAAACAGACTACAATGCCGTCCACCGTATGCAGGGGCAGATCGACATCCCCTTGAATTCGGTCGGGCTTTGGCAAGCCAAGCAAGCCGGTGAGGCGCTCAGGCAGGACTACGTAGAAAACAAGCCGGACCGCAAACAGCTGGTCATCGCCTCCGACCTGGCTCGCGCCTACGCGACCGCCCAGGCTTTCGCTGAGCCCCTGGGACTGACGATTCACGCGGATCAGCGGCTCAGGGAGCGTAGTTTTGGCTCCTGGGAGGGCGAGACTGCGGAAGACGTGCGCGAGCGGTGGCCTGAGGATTTTCACTCCTGGATGCTATCCGGCGGCGGCGAACTCAAGCATGGTGCCGAGCCCAAGAGCGCTGTGGGGCAACGTGGCCTGGAAGCCTTGGAGGACTGGATTGGTAGCGCCGGTGAGGACACCGACCTGTTCGTCTTCACTCACGGCTCATGGATCGCGCAGACCATTCAGACCCTGATGGGCATCAGCCAGGTCCGCCCGGACTTCGCGAGCCTGGGATCCATGCGCAACGCCCACTGGGCCAGGTTCGTGCCGAGGGCGTTGGAGGATGGCCACTTGCGCTGGAGTCTGCTGGACTACAACCGCGGGCCGGTCATCGCGCGCCAGGTCGACTGGAGTGATCCGAACGACGCCGTGAGCTTGGACTAA